A window of Plasmodium brasilianum strain Bolivian I chromosome 8, whole genome shotgun sequence contains these coding sequences:
- a CDS encoding kinesin-4 has protein sequence MNEFVVVKDTTFLKKKNRKEANDENSLKIYRERSKQLGTLSRNDDLLSLSKDDGDQIRSNKHYSNVSSNVAKYDSNGKCTFLSITKNMSTIKKCNNANIIVEGNDYEFEKDDVFSSEEGFSESIGSNNLSSDDEEVPDLIGKVHNNKNNCAYNNACSGDNNNACSGDNNYARSGGNNNAHSGGNNHCEVLIRIRCRKKRSKINEDDKTEQTNCTEEKGIKYDNNYLYINNQNFLFDKIFSEKAKQEEVYSYISDKFLNNLFQGYNCTIFAYGQTGSGKTFTMGFDYMNQFSHTVGILPRFLNDIYNIIEKRKSTIDYDVSCTYIEIYNEEIIDLIDCVEEDYNDKLYSNGEGNGNGNVSTNIRSNIDSNINANINDNNQSGKRGKRKKKKINKNISIREDTNTKEIILMGVKNAKVQNAREVFSILHRGNLFRTTERTFMNDKSSRSHAIFTINLIQRKKSVKKENEKDSVNGMDSSEIGGSGGGITKAIAKMGENKTDDRGDEVDYKTKECEIVKDLYITEGCNNNTNEGEVICSKFHFVDLAGSERAKRAETKGNRLKEAININYGLLSLSNVIYSLSSNKKSQHIPYRNSKLTRILQDSLGGNSKTIMIACISTDAADFYETFSTIKYAARTKKIKNSPIINYDINSLVINDLRKQLYTLNLELKKNKIECKNKYNTIDDTKLKVLTNQNKLLMQRIKKLKIKRKKLICLIFYYLTLLRDKNEYTPNDSKNNYYSIVQNTNSCPVDPSNGKAYTTKAKAAYVRGVALGKEAIHWGMKSHEQGTKFASVYDAHGHASSYNNENNGSNGGYKGGSNDGSISGNRSSNNQSSCAVPLQKSSKSDNIATNNFLVTSDPILFQKNSQSYVQEKITYKNYDFTNYSNTAIEEGTAISLSNDCNDACRRGEKHCFTVKKNDTLHRSNSETTSSSIRENSSNGANNSKDANNSNDANNSNDANNSKDANNSNDANNSNDANNSKDANNSKDANNSNDANNSNDANNSNSGNIYNSWAVNSSENKSEDGQNSKKENNFSVVNGCSYDSYKLDVCPPACNEAISLTNQHKENENKNENENGHINENICVEKVEEYEKDMKENKDLVTASREKIWDKLFNAKNVPLEGLFYGKTENSSKLCGRKNIMEGCKKVYHWKNGHSDNCNDTCSDKCNEDLDLDQYLHHDFTPFESKYLFLNLEEDKKEVERIFRQYELNRYNEKRLKDLNKKYNSIFEKNKAYEKKIDELKKMVKRMKKNTKLTIAYGKYKHKKKKSRVSKNMREKKYPYNLSLLKKSIYYPLNNIYMPSFSECKEKNYFSDIPFEREVKNKLVKNFIKKKIYSDTEIDVNKSYNPFASYITNSQNDKGPNELTRNHILWNKYKKGKFVLMHKNYCNPLLYMNNCVNGKPIYCSSKIDNAKWADSISSDILCVSDDTVKVGSLSVRRSGRKGLQKCRHKNWLNENFEKSETREMAGGTNNASSSDRYKQNERNVDADLIKCAGCKLHMTRSSQDDNEEYIYEESNYSTNGSSPYNSSNVSPKFLKNKLNKLHKIIKDDICKFKKVNKEKEKYNAKNELLTNSIMSLKKKLQMLQVNSQNDKNCKKIKDMKKEIVRITNEKQKIQKKLVDNEQVIKHLKVDITKMKNNFLKTSTLLKEEQKKHTNIIRKKENIITKLHEREEHFINKLKKKEEVSKQAYTKLLKRNQELNEQLRKLKKKGINAKAGKISRKKGHIAHPRSKSANNSHNDDNNDNTNDDKDNNSDYNNDNNNNDDYKGPKLTGVSKFSEQILGKVFSPRELDSRSKKGERSSSSSSSSSSSSNCNSSKSGTGDNNCLTKDDLNILSLSNLPLGESNVSVCDIQNSRFLDHSLCKSNISQYAIQNNLKNNVKINKYLKEFFKKKKKLSSTKAKLEREKGMNKQVRKILKALYVKRKNEDEERGGRVRGSEGGIGCGKWGECRKGSEEINVERSGNISLLVEKVEEPLDGKKIHILCNNTEGKICSNSNDEWEIVALKKHTNKQKTGEAGHKGERGEGEGGGSEEEKGENGGGENERGENGRGENERSENERGENGRGENERSENERGENERSENERSENKGSIFPNVPLDEKTDEDVLYYERKLSESNELIRKLKKDMRKEKEQFILQKIVKHLLSKVQYNLKKRKEAERKIISLKKFIYSENMFISKIYNNYFYLSNALNSFTGPISTNYLNKPNGQFYSNRINTVCGRKYNEIIDLLNFENLKKGKGTNDIMDLYIYDKNNGDHMNNGAFIFPYDCKRRNTFSTSRELFTDTEKNSNTTNIKKRSFGSGLMGSVYLDHYNKKRVVLSKSNNIIVKNNYSTKLVNRHLDPFDLNQNCINIDVQKDLSIESNLDQLSVNYDHVNCRKKLEDENLKVKELNCSYGNDLYINRVRGNFVNDNKVMVRSTIHLDDQMHYDIFSNFGIKRKSIDNCYIYANKENNGSGVDHSIDPSLPYSSCRNGGNGEGKGKKSNMNNADFNVNGIDSGSNSRSDKHNVNISTNELAGGEDLKAVYKANALIALNDSCANGVKNIQQKDCCLKSKSCDSKELNNRNVCINDVCKEKRKKMLSDTTFSEVRINKETNINDGKVNDTNNFEINNVKDKLKVRKKKKKKNSIYTESKFIERENVNNIVTEHTKGSSKHTVLVGQNSTGTKTYDIKPEVNAVTAASCSCKKDGSYHNDGDKHGQVSQKKSFDDRTKYYDLKKIEKTQDEIINMFRNKMNDLTISGETLANINIMEEHFKGRIFSNNKYDNETNADTIYYNNLGRQKKYKTVCIKNCHKYGVSGLCVKETNDKGLQFLSSSINNIKLWDGKKAIWNYDHLNIKNEKSSFINSLLISFQNTCFFAGINNYVHLFDIRAYPRYVQKYYYSDKNDGSLLLSLLNDKSNYIPLMFRNTHTYKSNKEDGWASNEQGPFVVSSYEDLSENIDNTNLFNNKKNAKNYYTGMNYESPMDDENFVHRKEDEMSETKNRINNISTKTDMLDEEVRDKIKVIKNVENFESEYCICACGNENFIKVFDIRKNDDNMWLAKIPISNKIEYITHIPIKKNGKNDIKDSNILKNIIIASRDKTVKIWKKGWVSFYPPSYDWCTSLCHFNLNDLIKNNLNMDEQLDDYKNYILNYDSLIVSGSRDSHLRFWLYSTDNTTNEYNKFMKIIKNAHMVDITSVSKYQGSNLITTDRDGFIQLWECNLSINENKKSLLDMEIYNNQLKLTVNKLGKTFRHSSNTINKVVSHESSFLTASSDGSIKLFYEK, from the exons ATGAACGAGTTTGTAGTAGTTAAAGACACAActttccttaaaaaaaaaaatcgaaaaGAAGCAAATGATGAGAATAGTTTGAAGATTTATAGGGAAAGAAGTAAACAGTTAGGTACTCTTAGTCGAAATGATGATTTACTTTCTTTAAGTAAAGATGATGGAGACCAAATCAGGTCTAACAAACATTACAGTAATGTTTCATCCAATGTAGCCAAATATGACAGTAATGgtaaatgtacatttttGAGCATAACGAAAAATATGAGCACAATTAAGAAGTGTAATAATGCAAACATAATAGTAGAGGGAAATGATTATGAATTTGAAAAGGACGATGTGTTTTCAAGTGAAGAGGGGTTTTCAGAATCGATAGGTAGTAATAATTTAAGTTCCGATGATGAAGAAGTCCCAGATCTAATAGGAAAGGTGCACAATAACAAAAACAACTGTGCTTATAACAATGCGTGTAGTGGTGATAATAACAATGCGTGTAGTGGTGATAATAACTATGCGCGTAGTGGTGGTAATAACAATGCGCATAGTGGTGGTAATAACCACTGTGAAGTACTTATACGAATACGATGcaggaaaaaaaggagcaaaataaatgaagatgACAAAACAGAACAAACAAATTGTACGGAGGAAAAAGGTATAAAATACGATAATAACtatctttatataaataatcaaaatttcttatttgataaaatattttccgAAAAAGCGAAGCAAGAAGAAGTATATTCCTATATATcagataaatttttaaataatttatttcaagGTTATAACTGTACTATTTTCGCTTATGGTCAGACAGGGTCAGGTAAAACATTTACTATGGGCTTTGATTATATGAACCAATTTTCACATACTGTTGGTATTTTACCAAGATTcttaaatgatatatataatattatcgAGAAAAGGAAGAGCACAATAGACTATGATGTATCCTGTACCTACATCGAAATATACAACGAGGAGATTATCGATTTGATTGATTGCGTTGAGGAAGACTACAACGACAAATTATACAGTAATGGCGAGGGCAATGGTAACGGTAATGTTAGCACCAACATTAGAAGCAACATCGACAGTAACATAAACGCTAACATCAATGACAATAATCAAAGTGGAAAAAGGggtaaaaggaaaaaaaaaaaaataaataaaaatatatccatAAGAGAGGATACTAACACaaaggaaataatattaatgggGGTGAAGAATGCAAAAGTGCAAAATGCAAGAGAagttttttcaattttgcaTAGAGGGAATTTATTTAGAACTACAGAAAGGACTTTTATGAATGACAAGTCAAGTAGGTCTCATgctatttttacaataaatcTAATACAACGGAAAAAATCagtgaaaaaggaaaatgaaaaagatagTGTTAATGGCATGGATTCAAGTGAAATAGGTGGAAGTGGAGGTGGAATTACGAAAGCTATCGCAAAGATGGGGGAGAATAAAACTGATGATAGGGGTGATGAGGTGGATTATAAAACTAAAGAATGCGAAATAGTTAAAGACTTATATATCACGGAAGGTTGCAACAATAATACTAATGAAGGTGAGGTGATATGTTCAAAGTTTCATTTTGTTGACTTAGCAGGGAGTGAAAGAGCTAAAAGAGCAGAAACGAAAGGAAACAGACTTAAAGAAGCAATTAACATTAATTATGGATTGTTATCATTAAGTAATGTTATTTATAGTTTATCTAGTAATAAAAAGAGTCAGCATATTCCTTATAGGAATTCAAAATTAACAAGAATATTACAAGATTCTCTCGGTGGAAATAGTAAAACTATTATGATTGCATGTATAAGCACGGATGCAGCAGATTTTTATGAAACATTTAGCACAATTAAGTATGCTGccagaacaaaaaaaattaaaaatagcccaataattaattatgatATTAACAGCTTAGTTATTAATGATCTAAGGAAACAACTATACACCTTAAATCtagaactaaaaaaaaataaaattgaatgTAAGAACAAGTATAACACAATAGATGATACAAAATTGAAAGTTTTAACCAACCAAAATAAACTATTGATgcaaagaattaaaaaattaaaaatcaaaagaaaaaaattaatttgtcttatattttattatttaactttGTTAAGGGATAAAAATGAGTATACACCAAACGATtcaaaaaacaattattataGCATTGTACAGAATACGAATAGCTGCCCTGTGGATCCATCGAATGGTAAGGCTTATACTACTAAAGCTAAAGCAGCATATGTTCGTGGTGTTGCACTGGGAAAGGAAGCTATTCACTGGGGGATGAAATCGCATGAGCAGGGTACAAAATTCGCAAGTGTTTATGACGCCCATGGACATGCAAGCAGTTACAACAATGAGAATAACGGTAGTAATGGTGGTTACAAAGGTGGTAGTAACGATGGTAGCATCAGTGGTAATCGTAGCAGTAATAATCAATCTTCCTGTGCTGTTCCATTACAAAAGAGTAGCAAGTCAGACAATATTGCGACGAATAATTTCCTGGTGACTTCAGATCCTATTTTGTTCCAAAAAAATAGTCAATCATACGTTCAAGAAAagataacatataaaaattatgatttcACAAACTATTCTAATACGGCAATTGAAGAAGGTACAGCAATCAGCCTTAGTAATGATTGTAATGATGCATGCAGACGAGGGGAAAAACACTGCTTTACAGTTAAGAAAAATGATACCCTACACAGGAGCAATAGTGAGACTACTAGCAGTAGTATTCGTGAGAACAGTAGTAACGGTGCGAACAATAGCAAAGATGCGAACAATAGCAACGATGCGAACAATAGTAACGATGCGAACAATAGCAAAGATGCGAACAATAGTAACGATGCGAACAATAGCAACGATGCGAACAATAGCAAAGATGCGAACAATAGCAAAGATGCGAACAATAGTAACGATGCGAACAATAGCAACGATGCGAACAACAGTAACAGTGGTAATATCTACAACAGCTGGGCAGTTAACTCCTCCGAGAATAAATCAGAGGATGGTCAGAACAGCAAAAAGGAGAACAATTTTAGTGTTGTAAATGGTTGCTCTTATGACTCATACAAACTCGATGTATGTCCCCCCGCATGTAATGAAGCTATTTCTTTAACAAATCAACACAAAGAAAATGAGAATAAGAATGAGAACGAAAATGGacatattaatgaaaatatatgtgttgAAAAAGTAgaagaatatgaaaaagatatGAAGGAGAATAAGGATCTTGTTACGGCTTCTAGGGAAAAAATTTGggataaattatttaacgCGAAAAATGTACCATTAGAGGGGTTATTTTATGGCAAAACAGAAAATTCGAGCAAACTTTGCggaaggaaaaatataatggaaGGATGCAAAAAAGTATATCACTGGAAGAACGGTCACAGTGATAACTGTAACGATACATGTAGCGATAAGTGCAACGAAGATCTTGATCTGGATCAGTACCTCCACCACGACTTCACGCCTTTCGAAAGTAAATATCTCTTCCTTAATTTAGAAGAAGATAAAAAGGAAGTCGAACGCATATTCAGACAGTACGAACTCAATCGCTATAATGAGAAAAGGCTGAAAGacctaaataaaaaatataattctatatttgaaaaaaataaagcatacgaaaagaaaattgacgaactgaaaaaaatggttaaaaggatgaaaaaaaatacaaaattgaCTATAGCATATGGGAAATACaaacataagaaaaaaaagtctaGGGTTAGCAAAAATATGAGAGAGAAAAAATACCCTTATAATTTAAGTTTATTGAAAAAATCAATTTATTAtcctttaaataatatttatatgccaTCTTTTTCAGAATGTAAggaaaagaattattttagtGACATACCGTTTGAAAGAGaagtgaaaaataaattggtaaaaaattttataaaaaaaaaaatctattCAGATACAGAAATTGATGTTAATAAAAGTTATAACCCTTTTGCTagttatataacaaatagcCAAAATGATAAAGGGCCAAATGAACTTACACGTAACCATATTTTGTggaataaatacaaaaaagggaaatttGTTCTAATGCACAAAAATTATTGCAAcccattattatatatgaacaacTGTGTAAATGGTAAGCCGATATATTGCTCAAGCAAAATTGACAACGCTAAATGGGCTGACAGTATTTCGTCTGATATTTTATGTGTCAGTGATGACACTGTTAAGGTTGGCAGCTTGTCCGTGAGAAGAAGTGGTAGAAAGGGGCTGCAGAAATGTAGACACAAAAATTGGCTTAATGAAAACTTCGAAAAGAGCGAAACGCGCGAAATGGCCGGGGGAACAAATAATGCCAGTTCCAGTGATCGTTACAAGCAAAATGAAAGGAATGTTGACGCAGATCTAATTAAATGTGCAGGATGTAAACTGCATATGACAAGAAGCAGTCAGGATGACaatgaagaatatatatatgaggaAAGTAACTACTCAACTAATGGAAGTAGCCCatataatagtagtaacgTTTCTCCTAAATttctgaaaaataaattgaacaaattgcataaaattataaaagacgatatatgcaaatttaaaaaggttAACAAAGAGAAGGAAAAGtataatgcaaaaaatgaACTTTTAACGAACAGTATAAtgagtttaaaaaaaaaactgcaAATGTTACAAGTCAATAGTCAAAATGATAAGaactgtaaaaaaataaaagatatgaaGAAGGAAATAGTAAGAATAACAAATGAGAAGCAAAAGATTCAAAAAAAGTTAGTTGATAATGAACAGGTGATAAAACACTTAAAGGTGGACATCaccaaaatgaaaaataattttttaaaaacaagtACACTCCTAAAAGAAGAGCAAAAAAAGCATACTAATATTATAcgtaaaaaggaaaatataataaccaAGTTACATGAGAGAGAAGagcattttattaataaactgaaaaaaaaagaagaagtaaGTAAGCAAGCATATACTAAATTACTCAAAAGAAATCAAGAATTAAATGAAcaattaagaaaattaaaaaaaaaaggcataaaTGCTAAGGCAGGAAAAATTAGTAGAAAAAAAGGGCACATCGCTCACCCACGTTCCAAGAGTGCTAATAATAGccataatgatgataataatgataacacTAATGACGATAAAGATAATAATTctgattataataatgataacaataataatgatgattaTAAGGGGCCTAAATTGACAGGTGTTTCAAAATTTAGCGAGCAAATATTAGGCAAAGTGTTCTCCCCTAGAGAGCTGGACAGTCGCAGCAAAAAAGGAGAGagaagtagtagtagtagtagtagtagtagtagtagtagtaattgTAACAGTAGTAAAAGTGGCACTGGTGATAATAACTGCTTAACGAAGGACGATCTCAATATCCTCTCACTGAGCAATCTTCCTTTAGGTGAATCAAACGTATCCGTTTGCGACATCCAAAACAGCCGCTTTTTGGATCACTCTTTATGCAAGTCCAATATAAGTCAGTATGCGattcaaaataatttgaaaaataatgttaaaattaacaaatatttaaaggaatttttcaaaaaaaagaagaagctTTCGTCTACAAAAGCAAAACTGGAGAGGGAAAAAGGCATGAACAAGCAAGTTAGGAAAATATTGAAAGCCTTATACGTAAAAAGGAAGAATGAAGACGAAGAGCGGGGTGGAAGAGTAAGGGGAAGTGAAGGAGGCATCGGCTGTGGTAAATGGGGTGAATGTAGGAAAGGGAGTGAAGAAATCAATGTAGAGAGGAGTGGAAATATTAGTCTTCTCGTGGAAAAAGTAGAAGAACCACTTGatggtaaaaaaatacatattctATGTAATAACACAGAAGGGAAAATATGCAGCAATTCAAATGATGAGTGGGAAATAGTAGCCCTTAAGAAacatacaaataaacaaaaaacgGGAGAAGCAGGACATAAAGGAGAAAGAGGTGAAGGTGAAGGCGGAGGAAGTGAGGAAGAAAAGGGCGAAAACGGAGGAGGAGAAAACGAAAGAGGCGAAAATGGAAGAGGCGAAAACGAAAGAAGCGAAAACGAAAGAGGCGAAAATGGAAGAGGCGAAAACGAAAGAAGCGAAAACGAAAGAGGCGAAAACGAAAGAAGCGAAAACGAAAGAAGCGAGAACAAAGGTTCAATCTTCCCGAACGTCCCTCTTGATGAAAAAACAGATGAAGACGTTTTGTACTATGAAAGGAAGCTAAGCGAGTCGAACGAACTGATCagaaaactaaaaaaagatatgagaaaagaaaaggaacAGTTCATATTGCAAAAGATAGTAAAACATTTACTTAGCAAGGTACaatacaatttaaaaaaacgaaaagaaGCAGAACGAAAGATAATATCGttaaagaaatttatatattccgaaaatatgtttatatcaaaaatttataataactaTTTTTATCTAAGTAATGCACTCAACAGTTTTACAGGACCAATTAGTActaattatttgaataagCCTAATGGTCAATTTTACTCTAACCGAATAAATACCGTTTGTGGTAGGAAGTATAACGAAATTATTGATTTacttaattttgaaaatttgaaaaagggaaaaggaACAAATGACATTATggatttatacatatatgacaAAAATAATGGGGATCATATGAATAATggtgcatttatttttccttatgaTTGTAAGAGAAGAAATACATTTAGCACATCAAGGGAATTATTCACAGACACAGAAAAGAATAGCAAtacaacaaatataaaaaagagaagctTTGGAAGTGGACTAATGGGAAGTGTTTATTTAGAtcattacaataaaaaaagagtagTTTTATCAAagagtaataatattattgttaaaaataattattcaaCAAAATTGGTGAACAGACATTTAGACCCCTTTGATTTAAATCAAAATTGTATTAACATTGATGTTCAAAAAGATTTATCTATTGAAAGCAACTTAGATCAATTATCAGTCAATTATGATCATGTAAAttgtagaaaaaaattagaagatGAAAATTTGAAAGTAAAGGAATTGAACTGTTCATATGGAAATGACTTGTACATTAACAGAGTAAGGGGAAATTTTGTAAATGATAACAAGGTGATGGTGCGCAGTACCATCCATTTGGATGATCAAATGcattatgatatattttcaaattttggCATAAAGAGGAAGAGTATTGATAACTGTTATATTTATGCcaataaggaaaataatggTAGCGGGGTTGATCATAGCATTGATCCATCACTTCCATATAGCAGTTGTAGAAATGGTGGAAATGGGGAAGGAAAGGGAAAGAAAAGTAATATGAACAATGCCGATTTCAATGTAAATGGAATTGATAGTGGCAGTAACAGTCGCAGTGACAAGCACAACGTTAATATCAGTACTAATGAGCTTGCGGGTGGGGAAGATTTAAAGGCTGTGTACAAGGCCAATGCTCTTATTGCTCTCAATGACTCATGTGCAAACGGAGTGAAGAACATACAGCAAAAGGATTGTTGCCTTAAATCTAAAAGTTGTGACAgtaaagaattaaataatagaaatgtatgtattaatgATGTATGTAAGgaaaagaggaagaagatgTTAAGTGATACCACATTTAGCGAAGTACGCATTAATAAAGAAACTAATATAAACGATGGAAAAGTGAATGATACGAATAACTTCGAAATTAACAATGTGAAGGATAAATTGAAagtcagaaaaaaaaaaaaaaaaaaaaactccaTTTATACAGAATCAAAATTCATAGAGAGGGAAAATGTAAACAACATCGTGACAGAACATACTAAGGGAAGTAGTAAGCATACAGTTTTGGTTGGACAAAATAGTACAGGGACTAAAACATATGATATAAAGCCTGAAGTGAATGCAGTAACTGCTGCTTCGTGCAGTTGCAAAAAGGATGGAAGTTATCACAATGATGGTGATAAGCATGGACAGGTAtcccaaaaaaaaagctttGATGACCGTACTAAATATTatgatttgaaaaaaatagagaaaacaCAGGACGAAATTATTAACATGTTcagaaataaaatgaatgacCTAACTATAAGTGGTGAAACTTTAGCTAATATAAACATTATGGAGGAACATTTTAAAGGAAGAAtatttagtaataataagtATGATAATGAGACTAATGCGGatactatatattataacaatttaGGAAgacagaaaaaatataaaacggTATGCATAAAAAATTGTCATAAATATGGAGTTAGTGGTTTATGTGTGAAAGAAACGAATGATAAAGGTTTACAATTCTTAAGTAGttctataaataatataaagttaTGGGATGGTAAAAAAGCGATATGGAATTATGATCAtttgaacataaaaaatgaaaaaagttcATTCATAAACAGTTTActtatttcttttcaaaaTACTTGTTTTTTTGCTGGTATAAATAACTACGTACATTTGTTTGATATAAGAGCATATCCTAGatatgtacaaaaatattattatagtgATAAAAATGATGGAAGCTTATTACTTTCTCtattaaatgataaatcTAATTACATACCTCTCATGTTTAgaaatacacatacatataaatccAATAAAGAAGATGGGTGGGCATCAAATGAGCAAGGCCCCTTTGTGGTTAGTAGCTATGAAGACTTAAGtgaaaatatagataatactaacttatttaataataagaagaatgcaaaaaattattatacagGAATGAATTATGAATCTCCCATGGATGATGAAAATTTTGTACATCGTAAAGAGGATGAGATGAGcgaaacaaaaaatagaataaataatattagtacGAAAACAGATATGCTAGATGAAGAGGTAAGagacaaaataaaagtaataaaaaatgtcgAAAATTTTGAGTCAGAATATTGCATATGTGCATGtggaaatgaaaattttataaaagtttttgatatacgaaaaaatgatgataacATGTGGCTAGCCAAAATCCctatttcaaataaaattgaatatattacacatattccaataaaaaaaaatggaaaaaatgatataaaagattccaacatattaaaaaatataattatagcTAGTAGAGATAAAACTGtgaaaatatggaaaaaaggaTGGGTATCTTTTTACCCTCCTTCGTATGATTGGTGTACATCTCTTTGTCATTTTAATCTTaatgatttaataaaaaataatctcAATATGGATGAACAACTAGATGAttacaaaaattacattCTAAATTATGACTCGTTAATTGTATCTGGAAGTAGGGACTCACATCTTCGTTTTTGGCTGTACTCAACAGATAACAcaacaaatgaatataacaaatttatgaaaattattaagaaCGCTCACATGGTTGATATAACGAGTGTATCCAAATATCAGGGAAGCAACCTCATTACAACGGATAG GGACGGATTCATTCAATTATGGGAATGCAATCTTtcaattaatgaaaataaaaagtctTTATTGGACAtggaaatttataataaccAATTAAAATTAACAGTAAACAAGCTGGGAAAAACATTCAG gCATTCGTCAAATACCATCAACAAGGTTGTAAGTCACGAAAGCAGCTTTTTAACTGCGTCTAGCGACGGATCgattaaacttttttatgaaaaataa